From the Alphaproteobacteria bacterium genome, one window contains:
- the tilS gene encoding tRNA lysidine(34) synthetase TilS yields the protein MSRKPRNSKSAVAALGAHEFGRLMAALGATKWSSFAVAVSGGPDSLALCLLAAAWCHRRRRELLALTVDHDLRPEAAAEARQVAAWLAGHGIRHRVLRWRGAKPKGGLPAAAREARYSLLLGCCRRRGIAALLLGHQLEDQAETLLLRLGRGSGVDGLAAMAPASERDGMVLLRPLLGIPRARLIATLEARRQPWLEDPSNRDPSFARSRLRQALAALGDEAAQSRRLAATAASLRRARLALEAATGELLRRAALLDEAGGCRLEAGLLTAAPEEIGLRALARVLMCVGGRVYPPRLAHLERALAGLGQGRTLAGCRLLPGAAGLLVVREAARAEAVELKPGREILWDGRFRLRLASAPAGPYRATALGSVGWRTLRQAEPRFSSPHPAPVRAALPALWRGKRLLAVPGLGYRAAKMPALRAVFAPQTPLIPSPPVV from the coding sequence GTGAGCCGGAAGCCCCGCAATTCCAAGTCGGCGGTCGCGGCGCTCGGCGCCCACGAGTTCGGCCGCCTGATGGCGGCGCTGGGCGCCACCAAGTGGTCGTCGTTTGCCGTCGCCGTCTCGGGCGGGCCCGACAGCTTGGCGCTATGTCTGCTGGCGGCCGCCTGGTGCCACCGCCGCCGACGTGAGCTGCTCGCTCTGACGGTCGATCACGACCTGCGTCCGGAAGCCGCGGCCGAGGCCCGCCAGGTGGCGGCCTGGCTGGCCGGGCACGGCATCCGCCACCGGGTGCTGCGCTGGCGCGGCGCCAAACCCAAAGGCGGTCTGCCGGCAGCCGCCCGCGAGGCCCGCTACAGCTTGTTGTTGGGCTGCTGCCGGCGCCGGGGCATTGCCGCATTGCTGCTCGGCCACCAGCTCGAGGACCAGGCCGAGACGCTGTTGCTGAGGTTGGGCCGGGGCAGCGGCGTCGATGGTCTGGCCGCCATGGCGCCGGCCAGCGAGCGCGACGGCATGGTGCTGCTGAGGCCGCTGCTCGGCATCCCCCGGGCGCGCCTGATCGCCACCCTGGAGGCGCGCCGCCAGCCCTGGCTCGAGGATCCCAGCAATCGAGACCCGAGCTTCGCCCGCAGCCGGCTCAGGCAGGCCCTGGCGGCGCTCGGGGACGAAGCCGCCCAAAGCCGCCGACTGGCCGCCACGGCGGCCAGTCTTCGGCGCGCCCGGCTGGCCCTGGAGGCCGCCACGGGCGAGCTTCTGCGCCGCGCCGCGCTGCTCGACGAGGCCGGCGGCTGCCGCCTCGAGGCCGGGCTGCTGACCGCCGCCCCCGAGGAGATCGGCCTGCGCGCTCTGGCGCGGGTTTTGATGTGCGTCGGTGGCCGCGTCTATCCGCCGCGCCTGGCCCACCTGGAGCGGGCCTTGGCCGGGCTCGGGCAGGGCCGCACGCTGGCCGGCTGCCGTTTGCTGCCGGGCGCTGCCGGGCTGCTGGTGGTGCGCGAGGCGGCGCGGGCCGAGGCCGTCGAGTTGAAGCCCGGCCGCGAGATCCTGTGGGACGGCCGCTTTCGCCTGCGTTTGGCTTCGGCACCTGCGGGGCCCTATCGGGCGACGGCGCTGGGCAGCGTCGGCTGGCGGACGCTACGCCAAGCCGAGCCCCGGTTTTCCAGCCCCCACCCGGCCCCGGTCCGGGCCGCCCTGCCGGCGCTGTGGCGGGGGAAAAGACTGTTGGCGGTGCCCGGGCTCGGCTATCGGGCTGCGAAAATGCCTGCCCTGCGGGCGGTTTTTGCCCCGCAGACGCCACTTATTCCGTCGCCGCCTGTTGTTTGA